TGCATGAACAGATGCTGGATTTGCATTATCTGGCGCTTAAGCAGGCTCGCGATTACTTGGCTGAGAAGGGTGCCGTTTATTCAACACTCGGTGGCCGCGTGCCGCTCAGTGCGTTTATCAAGCTCGGCGAATTGGCGGGCCTTTCTTCTGAAATCTTCACGTATTCCTGGAAGGTGCAGGCGGAACCCGAAGACGTGATTTCGGGTTATGCCGCACAAGAAAAGGCGGGGCTCGGGCCGTTCCGATTCTACCGCGCAAGCGACTTGCAAAAAGCATTCGCCGATATTTCGGTGAAGGAATCCGGCAAGAACGCTTTCGAAATCGAGAAGTCGCTGGAATCTTCGAAGCTTACTGCTAAAGAAGCTTACGAAGCATTCCTAAAGGGCGAAGTGATCGGCCATACGGTTGCCGTACTGAAATCAAACTTGAAGTAAAACGAGTGTATTTTGATGCAAGATTTTATCGCCCGTTTAATTGAAGAATCGAAGCGATTTCTGAATGAACGCGCCCAAATTGACGATGATATCGGTCAAGAGGCAGCCAAGTTTGTAGTGCGTGAAATCCCTGCCCCGAGTGGAACTTTCGAAAAAAGCGATTCTCCGCTGATTCGCTGGATTGAGGAGGCGATTCAATTTGGCAGCCCCGAAACGAAGCGCATGCTGAAAGCGTTAAAGCCCGCACTCCCTTTTTTGCCGTGGAAATACAATTACGAACCTCGCACCGATATGCCTGATTTAGGAAACCGTATGGGCTGGGGAGAAATCCTCGGGCCCGAAGCGCCGTATCACGACGAGCATTTTTGTTTCGGATTTACGCTTCTCGGAAAGAATACTTTGTATCCGGCGCATTACCACCCTGCCACGGAACTTTATGTGGTGCTTTCGGGCCTTGCCGTTTGGACATTAGACGGCGTTTCAAAAGTCCGCGGTCCCGGAGAATTTATTCTGCACCCGTCGAACCATGTACATTCAATGCAAACAAGGGATGAGCCTCTACTCGCACTTTACACATGGAGCGGCGAAGATGTCGTGACGCTCTCGAAGTACGTGTAATTGAGACATTAAACCTTTTTAGTTGCACAGGCTCGCGAGTATCTGCACTGCTTTTTGCATGCCCGCTTTATCTACCGACGAGTAGTTCACGACAAACTTGTGCTGCGATGGCTTTGCCTCAAAATAATACTCCGAAAGAGCGCGGATGTTTACCCCACGGAATCGGGCGCGGTTGCAGAATTCTATATCAGAACATTTCGTGTTCACTTCCAAGATAAAGTGGAGCCCGGCATCTTCTTCGTAAATTCGGGCGGCATTTGAAAGTTTGCTCTTGCGGATAGCCGACAGGAGCATATCGCGCTTGGCCCGGTACAGGTTGCGCATGCGGTTGATGTGCGTCTCGTAGTAACCGAGATCGATGAATTTTGCCATCACATACTGATCCAGGTTCGAAACCGTACACGAATAGAACGAAAGTTTGTTATGGAATTTCTCGACAAGATGCGGCGGGAGCACCATATAACTGAGGCGAATCGCAGAAGTCATCGTTTTGGAAAAGGTGTTCAGGTAAATCACCTTTTCGGTGACATCGATGTTCTGTAATGCGGGGATGGGCTTTCCGGTCATGCGGAATTCGCTGTCATAGTCATCTTCGACGATGTAGCGATTGGGAGATTCGGCAGCCCAACTGAGCAGGCGATAGCGTTCGCCGACGGGCATCACCATCCCTGTCGGAAAATGGTGCGCTGGGGAAATATGCACGACATCGACGTCTGATTTCTTGACAGAATCTACGAAGCTTTCCGCCGCAATGGGAATGTGATTCACCTTGACACCGTATTGGCTATACAGTTTTGATATTTTACTCCATCCCGGGTCTTCTACGCCATAGCACTTGTCAAATCCGAGCAATTGTACTAGCAAGCCATAAAGGTAATCAGTTCCGGCACCAATGACAATCTGTTCTGGCGACACCTGGATATTTCTGAATTCGCGGAGCATGCGGGCAATGGCTCGGCGAAGTTCTAGCGAGCCCATTCCCGGAGAAACTTGCAGCAAATCATTTTGCCTTTCGCAAAGGACCTCGCGAGTGATTTTTGCCCAAGTGGTAAAGGGGAACGCCTCAATATCGGAACCGTTGCTTGCGAAATCGGCGACATATTTCGGGTTGATATGTTCTGACTCGTCGGAGTGTTCTGCGCGGAGCCTGCGCGTGCGGGGTTTCTTGCGGTTCCGATGGACTTGCGCATTAGCCGCGGCATTTATGTCTGCGACAAAGAAGCCTTTTTTAGGGAGCGAGTAAATGTAGCCTTCGGCGAGGAGCTGGGCGTAAGCGTTTTCAACCGTCACGACGCTAATGCCAAGATTCTGCGCGAGGTTGCGTTTGGAAGGGAGCTGTTCTTCAGCAAGGACGTTTCCGCTTACGATATCTTTTTTGATGCATTGGTAAAGGTAATGGTAGAGGCTATTTGCTCCCGCCTTGGACATATCGTAAGTGAACATGAAACTGACCTTATTGAATTTGTAAATCTGATATTAAACTGACCTTATAAAAATAGTAAAAAACTGAATATTGTGCAGGTCAAGCGAATGTTTTAAATTACAGCCTGAAATTAAACCATTCCACAACCAAGGAGATTTACATGTCTGACCAGAATCGTTACGAACTCAACAAAAACCTAGCCCAAATGCTCAAGGGTGGCGTCATTATGGATGTGACTACCCCCGAACAAGCCAAAATTGCCGAAGCCGCTGGGGCCGCCGCCGTGATGGCATTGGAACGCATCCCTGCCGATATCCGTGCCGCGGGTGGCGTATCGCGCATGAGCGACCCCAAGATGATTAAGGGTATTCAGGACGCAGTTTCAATACCCGTAATGGCCAAGTGCCGCATCGGTCATTTTGCCGAAGCGCAGATTTTGCAGGCTATCGAGATTGACTACATTGACGAAAGCGAAGTGCTTTCTCCTGCCGACGATATTTTCCACATCAACAAGCGCGAATTCAACGTGCCGTTTGTCTGCGGCGCGAAGGACTTAGGCGAAGCGCTGCGCCGAATCGAAGAAGGCGCATCGATGATCCGTACCAAGGGGGAACCGGGTACGGGCGACATCGTCCAGGCCGTACGACACATGCGCCTGATGAACCAGGAAATCGCTCGCATTTCGAGCATGCGCGAAGACGAACTCTTTAATCGTGCCAAGGAACTCCAGGTGTCGTACGACCTGGTGCGCTTCGTTCACGACAACAAGAAACTCCCCGTGGTGAACTTCGCTGCCGGTGGTGTTGCCACCCCCGCCGATGCCGCCCTCATGATGCAGCTCGGTGCCGAAGGTGTTTTCGTAGGTTCTGGAATCTTCAAGTCGGGCAACCCAGCCAAGCGTGCCGCCGCCATCGTACAGGCCGTCACCAACTATACCGATGCAAAGCTCATCGCCAAGCTTTCTGAAGACTTGGGCGAAGCCATGGTCGGTATCAATGAACAGGAAATCGCAC
Above is a window of uncultured Fibrobacter sp. DNA encoding:
- a CDS encoding PLP-dependent aminotransferase family protein, whose product is MFTYDMSKAGANSLYHYLYQCIKKDIVSGNVLAEEQLPSKRNLAQNLGISVVTVENAYAQLLAEGYIYSLPKKGFFVADINAAANAQVHRNRKKPRTRRLRAEHSDESEHINPKYVADFASNGSDIEAFPFTTWAKITREVLCERQNDLLQVSPGMGSLELRRAIARMLREFRNIQVSPEQIVIGAGTDYLYGLLVQLLGFDKCYGVEDPGWSKISKLYSQYGVKVNHIPIAAESFVDSVKKSDVDVVHISPAHHFPTGMVMPVGERYRLLSWAAESPNRYIVEDDYDSEFRMTGKPIPALQNIDVTEKVIYLNTFSKTMTSAIRLSYMVLPPHLVEKFHNKLSFYSCTVSNLDQYVMAKFIDLGYYETHINRMRNLYRAKRDMLLSAIRKSKLSNAARIYEEDAGLHFILEVNTKCSDIEFCNRARFRGVNIRALSEYYFEAKPSQHKFVVNYSSVDKAGMQKAVQILASLCN
- the pdxS gene encoding pyridoxal 5'-phosphate synthase lyase subunit PdxS, whose translation is MSDQNRYELNKNLAQMLKGGVIMDVTTPEQAKIAEAAGAAAVMALERIPADIRAAGGVSRMSDPKMIKGIQDAVSIPVMAKCRIGHFAEAQILQAIEIDYIDESEVLSPADDIFHINKREFNVPFVCGAKDLGEALRRIEEGASMIRTKGEPGTGDIVQAVRHMRLMNQEIARISSMREDELFNRAKELQVSYDLVRFVHDNKKLPVVNFAAGGVATPADAALMMQLGAEGVFVGSGIFKSGNPAKRAAAIVQAVTNYTDAKLIAKLSEDLGEAMVGINEQEIALLMAERGK
- a CDS encoding dimethylsulfonioproprionate lyase family protein; this translates as MQDFIARLIEESKRFLNERAQIDDDIGQEAAKFVVREIPAPSGTFEKSDSPLIRWIEEAIQFGSPETKRMLKALKPALPFLPWKYNYEPRTDMPDLGNRMGWGEILGPEAPYHDEHFCFGFTLLGKNTLYPAHYHPATELYVVLSGLAVWTLDGVSKVRGPGEFILHPSNHVHSMQTRDEPLLALYTWSGEDVVTLSKYV